The following proteins are encoded in a genomic region of Mycolicibacterium confluentis:
- the tyrS gene encoding tyrosine--tRNA ligase, with protein sequence MASILDELDWRGLIAQSTERDTLAHQLAAGPVTVYSGFDPTAPSLHAGHLVPLLTLRRFQQAGHRPIVLAGGATGMIGDPRDSGERTMQTADTVADWAGRIRGQLERFVEFDDSPTGAVVENNLSWTGELSAIEFLRDIGKHFSVNVMLDRDTVRRRLEGEGISYTEFSYMLLQANDYVELHRRHGCSLQVGGSDQWGNIIAGVRLVRQKLGATVHALTTPLVTDSEGKKFGKSTGGGNLWLDPELTSPYSWYQYFVNTADADVIGYLRWFTFLTGDEIAELETATAERAHERAAQRRLAQELTTLVHGEAATRSVELASQALFGRGELTELDEPTLAAALTEASVAELRPGGPDGIVDLLVATGLSASKGAARRTIAEGGVSVNNVRISSEEWVPANSDFLFGRWLVVRRGKRNVAGVQRVG encoded by the coding sequence ATGGCCTCCATCCTCGATGAGCTGGACTGGCGCGGTCTCATCGCGCAGTCCACCGAGCGTGACACCCTTGCCCACCAGCTGGCCGCTGGGCCGGTCACGGTCTATTCCGGTTTCGATCCGACCGCGCCGAGCCTGCACGCTGGGCACCTGGTCCCGCTGCTGACGCTGCGCCGGTTCCAGCAGGCCGGACATCGGCCCATCGTGCTGGCCGGTGGCGCGACCGGCATGATCGGCGATCCCCGAGACAGTGGTGAACGCACCATGCAGACCGCCGACACCGTCGCGGACTGGGCAGGCCGGATCCGCGGTCAGCTGGAGCGCTTCGTGGAGTTCGACGACTCGCCCACCGGTGCCGTCGTCGAGAACAACCTGTCCTGGACAGGGGAGTTGTCGGCGATCGAGTTTCTGCGCGACATCGGCAAGCACTTCTCGGTGAACGTGATGCTCGACCGCGACACCGTGCGGCGACGACTCGAGGGGGAGGGGATCTCCTACACCGAGTTCAGCTACATGCTGCTGCAGGCCAACGACTACGTGGAACTGCACCGCAGGCACGGCTGCTCACTGCAGGTCGGCGGCTCCGACCAGTGGGGCAACATCATCGCCGGCGTCCGACTGGTGCGCCAGAAGCTGGGTGCGACGGTGCACGCGCTCACCACGCCGCTGGTCACGGACTCCGAGGGCAAGAAGTTCGGCAAGTCCACCGGCGGCGGCAATCTGTGGCTGGACCCGGAGCTGACCAGCCCCTATTCCTGGTACCAGTACTTCGTCAACACCGCGGACGCCGACGTCATCGGGTACCTGCGCTGGTTCACGTTCCTGACGGGCGACGAGATCGCTGAACTGGAGACTGCGACCGCCGAACGTGCGCATGAACGTGCCGCGCAGCGGCGTCTGGCCCAGGAGTTGACGACGCTTGTGCACGGCGAGGCCGCGACCCGCTCGGTCGAACTGGCCAGCCAGGCCCTGTTCGGCCGGGGCGAACTGACCGAACTGGACGAACCCACGCTCGCGGCGGCGTTGACCGAGGCCTCGGTGGCGGAGCTGCGCCCGGGTGGTCCGGACGGAATCGTCGACCTCCTCGTGGCGACGGGACTGTCCGCCAGTAAGGGCGCCGCACGCCGGACCATCGCCGAGGGCGGGGTGTCGGTGAACAACGTTCGGATCTCCAGCGAGGAATGGGTGCCGGCCAATTCGGACTTTCTGTTCGGCCGTTGGCTCGTGGTGCGCCGCGGGAAGCGGAATGTCGCCGGCGTGCAGCGGGTCGGCTGA